CGCGCGAGCAGGCGGTGATCAACCGCATGGGCTTCAACAACCTCGGCGTGGACGCGCTGGTGCGCAACGTCGAACGCGCGCGCCGCCGCCACGGCCTGCTCGGCATCAACATCGGCAAGAACAAGGACACCCCGAACGAGGACGCCGCGTCGGACTACCTGCATTGCCTAGAGAAGGTCTACGCGCTGGCCGACTACGTCACCGTCAACATCTCCTCGCCCAACACCGCCGGGCTGCGCGAGCTGCAGGAGGAGCAGGCGCTGCGGCAGCTGGTGTCGCAGCTGCGCGAAGCGCAGGAAGCGCTGGCCGCGCGCCACGGCAAGCGCGTGCCGATGCTGGTCAAGGTCGCGCCGGACCTGAGCGACAGCGACATCGACGCGGCGGCGCGGGTACTGTCGGACCTGCAGGTGGACGGAGTCATCGCCACCAACACCACCATCGCCCGCCCCGGCCTGGAACAGAACCGGCTCGGCGCCGAAGCGGGCGGCCTGTCCGGCGCGCCGCTGCTGGGCCAGTCCACGCTGGTGCTGCGCCGGCTGCGCGCGCGCCTGCCCGAGGCGATCCCGCTGGTCGGGGTCGGCGGCATCCTCTCCGGCGCCGATGCGGTGGCCAAGATGGCCGCCGGCGCGGCGCTGGTGCAGTGCTA
The Xanthomonas sp. AM6 DNA segment above includes these coding regions:
- a CDS encoding quinone-dependent dihydroorotate dehydrogenase, producing the protein MYSLARPFLFAFDAERAHALGLRAIELAYRTGTNPLLARAIAPMPTRAFGLEFPNPVGLAAGLDKNGEHIDALLALGFGFVEIGTVTPRPQQGNPKPRMFRLPREQAVINRMGFNNLGVDALVRNVERARRRHGLLGINIGKNKDTPNEDAASDYLHCLEKVYALADYVTVNISSPNTAGLRELQEEQALRQLVSQLREAQEALAARHGKRVPMLVKVAPDLSDSDIDAAARVLSDLQVDGVIATNTTIARPGLEQNRLGAEAGGLSGAPLLGQSTLVLRRLRARLPEAIPLVGVGGILSGADAVAKMAAGAALVQCYSGLVFRGPELIGECVEAMRRRREAPSRGAVAAL